From Panicum hallii strain FIL2 chromosome 2, PHallii_v3.1, whole genome shotgun sequence, a single genomic window includes:
- the LOC112880029 gene encoding mitochondrial import inner membrane translocase subunit TIM17-2-like → MGTPETSREPCPDRILDDVGGAFGMGAVGGSVFHFLKGTYNSPNGMRLSGGAQAVRMNAPRVGGSFAVWGGLFSTFDCAMVYARQKEDPWNSIVAGAATGGFLSMRQGAGAAGRSALMGGILLALIEGAGLMLNRVLVNPPLPAEDPNLTAAMGPGGFPGLPQAPPVVAPPEAASSSGGGGWFGGLFGKKEEEKKASSGGGKSEILESFDTPSTPIPSFEYK, encoded by the coding sequence ATGGGGACGCCGGAGACGTCGCGCGAGCCGTGCCCGGACCGGATCCTGGACGACGTGGGCGGCGCGTTCGGGATGGGCGCCGTCGGCGGCTCCGTCTTCCACTTCCTCAAGGGCACCTACAACTCCCCCAACGGGATGCGCCTGTCGGGCGGCGCGCAGGCCGTGCGCATGAACGCGCCGCGGGTGGGGGGCAGCTTCGCCGTCTGGGGCGGCCTCTTCTCCACCTTCGACTGCGCCATGGTCTACGCGCGCCAGAAGGAGGACCCCTGGAACTCCatcgtcgccggcgccgccacgggCGGGTTCCTCTCCATGCGCCAGGGCgcgggggccgcggggcggTCGGCGCTCATGGGCGGGATCCTCCTGGCCCTCATCGAGGGCGCCGGGCTCATGCTCAACCGCGTCCTGGTAaacccgccgctgcccgccgaGGATCCCAACCTCACCGCGGCCATGGGCCCCGGAGGGTTCCCGGGCCTCCCGCAGGCGCCGCCGGTTGTGGCGCCTCCTGAGGCCGCGAGCTCCAGCGGTGGGGGTGGCTGGTTCGGGGGGCTGTTCGgcaagaaggaggaggagaagaaggccAGCTCGGGCGGGGGCAAGTCGGAGATCCTGGAGAGCTTCGACACGCCGAGCACCCCGATACCATCGTTCGAGTACAAGTGA
- the LOC112882949 gene encoding uncharacterized protein LOC112882949, which yields MGRWLKPDVYPLIAAMSFVTGMCVFQLTRNVFMNPDVRVSKSNRQSAVLDNADEGQRYSQHAFRRFLSTQRPEVFPALNRFFSESSSAGDK from the exons ATGGGCCGTTGGTTGAAGCCAGAT GTGTACCCGCTGATCGCGGCCATGTCGTTCGTGACGGGGATGTGCGTGTTCCAGCTGACCCGGAACGTGTTCATGAACCCGGACGTGCGGGTGAGCAAGAGCAACCGCCAGAGCGCCGTGCTGGACAACGCCGACGAGGGGCAGCGCTACAGCCAGCACGCGTTCCGCCGCTTCCTCAGCACGCAGCGCCCGGAGGTCTTCCCCGCGCTCAACCGATTCTTCTCCGAGTCGTCGTCCGCCGGCGACAAGTGA
- the LOC112880128 gene encoding UDP-arabinopyranose mutase 3 yields the protein MASASRAATPLLKDELDIVIPTIRNLDFLEMWRPFFQPYHLIIVQDGDPSKTIRVPEGFDYELYNRNDINRMLGPKASCISFKDSACRCFGYMVSKKKYIYTIDDDCFVAKDPSGKDINALEQHIKNLLSPSTPFFFNTLYDPYRDGADFVRGYPFSLREGVPTAVSHGLWLNIPDYDAPTQLVKPLERNKRYVDAILTIPKGTLFPMCGMNLAFDRELIGPAMYFGLMGDGQPIGRYDDMWAGWCTKVITDHLGLGVKTGLPYIWHSKASNPFVNLKKEYNGIFWQEELIPFFQSVSLPKDATTVQKCYLELAKQVRVKLGKVDGYFNKLADSMVTWIEAWDELNPPKGGVATANGPPKK from the exons ATGGCgtccgcctcccgcgccgcgacgccgctGCTCAAGGACGAGCTGGACATCGTCATCCCGACGATCCGCAACCTCGACTTCCTCGAGATGTGGCGGCCCTTCTTCCAGCCCTACCACCTCATCAtcgtgcaggacggcgaccccAGCAAGACCATCCGCGTCCCCGAGGGCTTCGACTACGAGCTCTACAACCGCAACGACATCAACCGCATGCTGGGGCCCAAGGCCTCCTGCATCTCCTTCAAGGACTCGGCCTGCCGCTGCTTCGGATACATGGTCTCCAAGAAGAAGTACATCTACACCATCGACGACGACTGCTTT GTTGCTAAAGATCCATCAGGAAAGGACATCAATGCACTTGAGCAGCACATCAAGAACCTTCTGAGCCCATCAACTCCATTTTTCTTCAATACTTTGTATGACCCATACCGTGATGGTGCCGATTTTGTTCGTGGGTACCCCTTCAGCCTTCGCGAGGGTGTCCCAACTGCCGTTTCCCATGGGCTTTGGCTCAACATTCCAGACTATGATGCCCCTACCCAGCTTGTCAAGCCCCTTGAGAGGAATAAGAG GTATGTGGATGCTATTCTTACAATCCCAAAGGGCACCCTCTTCCCTATGTGTGGAATGAACCTTGCATTTGACCGTGAGCTCATTGGTCCTGCGATGTACTTTGGTCTTATGGGCGATGGCCAGCCTATTGGTCGCTACGATGATATGTGGGCAGGATGGTGCACCAAG GTGATTACAGATCATTTGGGCCTGGGCGTGAAGACTGGCTTGCCCTACATCTGGCACAGCAAAGCAAGCAACCCGTTTGTGAACCTGAAGAAGGAATACAATGGCATCTTCTGGCAAGAGGAGCTCATCCCCTTCTTCCAGTCAGTTTCCCTTCCAAAGGATGCCACCACCGTCCAGAAGTGTTACCTTGAGTTGGCCAAGCAGGTGAGGGTGAAGCTCGGTAAGGTGGATGGCTACTTCAACAAGCTTGCAGACTCCATGGTCACATGGATTGAGGCCTGGGACGAGCTTAACCCCCCTAAGGGTGGAGTCGCCACCGCTAATGGCCCTCCCAAGAAGTGA
- the LOC112880129 gene encoding MADS-box transcription factor 18-like yields the protein MGRGPVQLRRIENKINRQVTFSKRRNGLLKKAHEISVLCDAEVALIVFSTKGRLYEYSSHESMEGILERYQRYSFEERAVLDPNIGDQANWGDEYGRLKTKLDALQKSQRQLLGEQLDSLTIKELQQLEQQLDSSLKHIRSRKNQLMFDSISELQKKEKSLTDQNGVLQKLMEAEKEKNNTLMNAHLREQQNGASTSLPSTVPDSMSTLNIGPCQRRGGTVGESEPEPSPAQVKSGKLPPWMLRSVSNR from the exons atggggCGCGGGCCGGTGCAGCTGCGGCGGATCGAGAACAAGATCAACCGCCAGGTGACCTTCTCCAAGCGCCGGAACGGGCTGCTGAAGAAGGCGCACGAGATCTCCGTGCTCTGCGACGCCGAGGTCGCGCTCATCGTCTTCTCCACCAAGGGGAGGCTCTACGAGTACTCCAGCCATGAAAG CATGGAAGGCATTCTTGAGCGTTACCAACGATACTCGTTTGAAGAAAGAGCAGTACTTGATCCAAATATTGGAGACCAG GCAAACTGGGGAGATGAATATGGCAGGTTAAAAACCAAACTTGATGCACTTCAAAAGAGTCAGAG GCAACTGTTAGGAGAACAACTGGATTCACTGACCATAAAAGAACTCCAGCAACTGGAGCAACAACTGGACAGCTCTCTGAAGCATATAAGATCAAGAAAG AATCAGCTCATGTTCGATTCAATTTCTGAGCTTCAGAAAAAG GAGAAATCGCTTACAGATCAAAATGGTGTCCTGCAAAAG CTCATGGAGGCAGAGAAAGAGAAAAACAATACCCTAATGAATGCACACCTCCGGGAGCAGCAAAACGGAGCATCAACAAGCTTGCCATCAACAGTTCCAGATTCCATGTCAACTCTAAATATTGG GCCGTGTCAACGTAGAGGAGGAACAGTAGGGGAGTCTGAACCTGAACCGTCTCCTGCTCAAGTAAAAAGTGGCAAGCTGCCACCATGGATGCTCCGCAGTGTCAGTAACAGATGA